The Microbacter sp. GSS18 genome has a segment encoding these proteins:
- a CDS encoding DUF1059 domain-containing protein — MRTFECDTVVPGCEGVVSGATDDEVLAAAATHAAEVHGITEPTPELVAAIRGGIHDA, encoded by the coding sequence ATGCGCACGTTCGAATGCGACACGGTGGTGCCCGGCTGCGAGGGCGTGGTCTCGGGGGCGACGGACGACGAGGTGCTCGCCGCGGCCGCGACCCACGCAGCCGAGGTGCACGGCATCACCGAGCCGACGCCCGAGCTCGTCGCGGCGATCCGCGGCGGCATCCACGACGCCTGA
- a CDS encoding fumarylacetoacetate hydrolase family protein: protein MTIDTTPATASDQRFAALPARPGKIIAVHLSYVSRAEQRGRRPADPSYFFKPSSSLAASGEVIERPAGTELLAFEGEVALVIGEPARNVTVEDAWSHVAWVTASNDFGLYDLRANDRGSNVRSKGRDGYTPVGPGLIDASIVDPAALRVRTWVNGEIAQDDTTEELIFPFAQIIADLAQHFTLETGDVILTGTPAGSSVVVPGDVVEVEVDAPTAPGSPTSGRLVTTVAETPASFDPEIGSLPDVDDTQRAEAWGSREAAGLPPVRRGISPELRQKLEKAPVAGLSQQLRKRGLNNVSLDGIRPMHPGAKLVGTAKTLRFVPNREDLFRSHGGGYNAQKRAFDAVDAGEVIVIEARGERGSGTLGDVLAIRAHARGAAGIVTDGGVRDHDAVAAVGIPVYSAGAHPAVLGRKHVPWDTDLTIACGGATVQPGDVIVGDADGVIVIPPAIAEEVADAALAQEDEDAWIAAKVAEGHPVGGLFPMNDEWRRRYDEETGR, encoded by the coding sequence ATGACCATCGACACGACACCGGCGACCGCTTCGGATCAGCGATTCGCCGCACTGCCCGCCCGCCCCGGCAAGATCATCGCGGTGCACCTCAGCTACGTCTCGCGCGCCGAGCAGCGCGGGCGCCGCCCCGCCGATCCCTCGTACTTCTTCAAGCCGTCGAGCTCGCTCGCGGCATCGGGCGAGGTCATCGAGCGCCCCGCCGGCACCGAGCTGCTCGCGTTCGAGGGCGAGGTCGCCCTGGTCATCGGCGAGCCGGCGCGGAACGTCACCGTCGAGGACGCCTGGTCCCACGTCGCGTGGGTCACGGCCTCGAACGACTTCGGCCTGTACGACCTGCGTGCCAACGACCGCGGCTCGAACGTCCGCTCCAAGGGGCGCGACGGCTACACCCCGGTGGGCCCCGGCCTGATCGACGCGAGCATCGTCGACCCCGCCGCGCTGCGCGTGCGGACGTGGGTCAACGGCGAGATCGCGCAAGACGACACCACCGAGGAGCTCATCTTCCCGTTCGCGCAGATCATCGCCGACCTGGCGCAGCACTTCACACTCGAGACCGGCGACGTCATCCTCACCGGAACCCCGGCGGGCTCGTCGGTCGTCGTCCCCGGCGACGTCGTCGAGGTGGAGGTCGACGCGCCCACGGCACCCGGTTCGCCCACGTCAGGGCGCCTCGTCACGACCGTCGCCGAGACGCCGGCTTCGTTCGACCCCGAGATCGGCTCGCTCCCGGACGTCGACGACACCCAGCGCGCCGAGGCGTGGGGTTCGCGCGAGGCCGCAGGGCTCCCCCCTGTGCGCCGCGGGATCTCCCCCGAGCTGCGTCAGAAGCTCGAGAAGGCCCCCGTCGCGGGGCTGTCGCAGCAGCTGCGCAAGCGGGGCCTGAACAACGTCTCGCTCGACGGCATCCGCCCCATGCATCCGGGCGCCAAGCTCGTCGGCACCGCCAAGACGCTGCGGTTCGTGCCGAACCGCGAGGACCTCTTCCGCTCGCACGGCGGCGGCTACAACGCGCAGAAGCGCGCGTTCGACGCCGTCGACGCCGGCGAGGTCATCGTCATCGAGGCCCGCGGCGAGCGCGGCTCGGGCACGCTCGGCGACGTCCTGGCGATCCGCGCCCACGCGCGCGGCGCCGCCGGCATCGTCACCGACGGCGGCGTGCGCGATCACGACGCCGTCGCCGCGGTCGGCATCCCCGTCTACTCCGCCGGAGCACACCCGGCGGTGCTCGGCCGCAAGCACGTGCCGTGGGACACCGACCTGACGATCGCGTGCGGCGGCGCCACCGTGCAGCCCGGCGACGTCATCGTCGGCGACGCCGACGGGGTCATCGTGATCCCGCCGGCCATCGCCGAGGAGGTCGCGGACGCTGCACTCGCGCAGGAGGACGAAGACGCCTGGATCGCCGCCAAGGTTGCGGAGGGGCATCCGGTCGGCGGCCTCTTCCCGATGAACGACGAATGGCGCCGCCGCTACGACGAGGAGACCGGACGATGA
- a CDS encoding bacterial transcriptional activator domain-containing protein, giving the protein MARIFVTGGVRCEGPDGSFADADLPGAQGRAAFGILVLERRPLTRDALADLVWGEALPAQWNGALTSILSKVRRLVTGTGLDGGAVVASAGGTCAIHLPADAWVDVEEAGRRLDAAEGALRRGDAVSATTDATVASAVLRRPLLPGLSGDWIEARRAQHDDALQRCLLVLATGWNARGNHDLAAIIAADAVSRDALRERAHRELIRAELGRGDRGAALRAYDRCVRVLDDELAIAPDPATRALIAHLDS; this is encoded by the coding sequence GTGGCACGCATCTTCGTGACCGGGGGCGTGCGGTGCGAGGGTCCCGACGGATCGTTCGCGGATGCCGACCTGCCCGGCGCGCAGGGACGCGCGGCGTTCGGCATCCTGGTCCTCGAGCGGCGGCCCCTCACGCGCGATGCTCTGGCCGATCTGGTGTGGGGCGAGGCCCTGCCGGCGCAGTGGAACGGCGCGCTCACCTCGATCCTGTCGAAGGTCCGCCGGCTCGTCACGGGCACCGGCCTCGACGGAGGCGCCGTGGTCGCCTCGGCGGGCGGGACGTGCGCGATCCATCTGCCCGCCGATGCGTGGGTGGATGTCGAAGAGGCGGGCCGCCGGCTCGACGCCGCCGAAGGGGCGCTGCGCCGCGGCGACGCGGTGTCGGCGACCACGGACGCGACCGTCGCCTCGGCCGTGCTGCGCCGCCCGCTGCTGCCGGGACTCTCGGGCGACTGGATCGAGGCGCGCCGCGCCCAGCACGACGACGCGCTGCAGCGCTGCCTGCTCGTCCTCGCGACCGGATGGAACGCCCGCGGCAATCACGATCTCGCCGCGATCATCGCCGCCGACGCGGTCTCTCGGGACGCGCTGCGCGAGCGGGCTCACCGCGAGCTGATCCGCGCCGAGCTCGGCCGCGGCGACCGCGGCGCCGCGCTGCGCGCCTACGACCGGTGCGTGCGCGTGCTGGACGACGAGTTGGCGATCGCCCCCGATCCCGCCACGCGGGCGCTCATCGCGCACCTCGATTCCTGA
- a CDS encoding FAD-binding monooxygenase yields MQFHHHGYVSADPRVQDAAGTGIDRPVDLPDEMDVLIVGSGPAGMLLAAQMSQFPDVVTRVIEKRDGRLVLGQADGIQPRSVETFQAFGFAERIVAEAYNIAYMNFWGPDPENPQNIIRTARTEDYALKISEFPHLIVNQARVLDYFAEAAANGPGRIRPDYGVEFLGLTVHESGERPVEVRVRHTTGERAGQERTIRATYVVGSDGARSGVREAIGRKHIGGISAHAWGVMDVLVNTDFPDWRTKCAINAEAGNILHIPREGGYLSRIYVDLGEVAADDNHAVRKTSIEQIIGKANEILHPYTLDVREVAWHSVYEVGHRVTDKFDDVPEGEGRAPHVFLTGDACHTHSAKAGQGMNVSMQDGFNLGWKLGHVLTGLSPASLLSTYSAERQPVAQQLIDFDREWSTLMARKPEEITDPNELATFYLGTAEFPSGFMTQYGPSMIESAGEHQALADGFPIGKRFKSVEVVRVCDGNVVHLGHHAKADGRWRIYAFADAPAAGEASALADWAEWLASPGSPLARFTPDGADVDAVFDVKAVYQQPFEDVDITRVPAVFLPRTGPLGLTDWEKVYAGAPNAWTDADIFAERGIDRRGAVVVVRPDQYVATVLPLSATAELSEFFDRCMVAQRADALTA; encoded by the coding sequence ATGCAGTTCCACCACCACGGCTACGTGTCCGCCGATCCCCGTGTGCAGGACGCCGCGGGCACCGGCATCGACCGCCCCGTCGACCTTCCCGACGAGATGGACGTGCTCATCGTCGGCTCCGGCCCCGCGGGCATGCTCCTGGCGGCCCAGATGTCGCAATTCCCCGACGTGGTGACGCGGGTCATCGAGAAGCGCGACGGCCGGCTCGTCCTCGGCCAGGCGGACGGCATCCAGCCGCGCAGTGTGGAGACGTTCCAGGCGTTCGGCTTCGCCGAGCGCATCGTCGCCGAGGCCTACAACATCGCCTACATGAACTTCTGGGGTCCCGATCCCGAGAACCCGCAGAACATCATCCGCACGGCCCGCACCGAGGACTACGCGCTGAAGATCAGCGAGTTCCCGCACCTCATCGTCAACCAGGCGCGCGTGCTCGACTACTTCGCCGAGGCCGCCGCCAACGGCCCGGGCCGCATCCGCCCCGACTACGGCGTCGAGTTCCTGGGCCTCACCGTCCACGAGTCCGGCGAGCGCCCGGTCGAGGTGCGCGTGCGCCACACCACCGGTGAGCGCGCGGGCCAGGAGCGCACGATCCGCGCCACGTACGTCGTCGGGTCGGACGGCGCGCGCAGCGGCGTTCGCGAGGCGATCGGCCGCAAGCACATCGGCGGGATCTCCGCGCACGCGTGGGGTGTCATGGACGTCCTGGTCAACACCGACTTCCCCGACTGGCGCACGAAGTGCGCGATCAACGCCGAGGCGGGGAACATCCTGCACATCCCCCGCGAGGGCGGGTACCTCAGCCGCATCTACGTCGACCTGGGCGAGGTCGCGGCCGACGACAACCATGCCGTGCGCAAGACCTCGATCGAGCAGATCATCGGCAAGGCGAACGAGATCCTGCACCCCTACACGCTCGACGTGCGCGAGGTCGCGTGGCACAGCGTCTACGAGGTCGGGCACCGCGTCACCGACAAGTTCGACGACGTGCCCGAGGGCGAAGGTCGTGCACCGCACGTCTTCCTCACCGGCGATGCGTGCCACACCCACAGCGCCAAGGCGGGGCAGGGCATGAACGTCTCGATGCAGGACGGCTTCAATCTCGGCTGGAAGCTCGGGCACGTCCTCACCGGCCTCAGCCCGGCCTCCCTGCTGTCGACGTACTCGGCGGAGCGTCAGCCCGTCGCGCAGCAGCTCATCGACTTCGACCGCGAGTGGTCGACGCTCATGGCCCGCAAGCCCGAGGAGATCACGGATCCGAACGAGCTCGCGACGTTCTACCTGGGCACGGCCGAGTTCCCGTCCGGCTTCATGACGCAGTACGGCCCGTCGATGATCGAATCGGCCGGTGAGCACCAGGCCCTCGCCGACGGCTTCCCGATCGGCAAGCGCTTCAAGAGCGTCGAGGTCGTCCGCGTGTGCGACGGCAACGTCGTCCACCTCGGGCACCACGCCAAGGCCGACGGCCGGTGGCGGATCTACGCCTTCGCCGATGCGCCCGCCGCCGGCGAGGCATCGGCTCTCGCCGACTGGGCCGAGTGGCTGGCCTCGCCCGGGTCTCCGCTGGCGCGCTTCACGCCGGACGGCGCCGACGTCGACGCCGTCTTCGATGTGAAGGCGGTCTACCAGCAGCCCTTCGAGGATGTCGACATCACGCGGGTTCCCGCGGTGTTCCTGCCCCGGACCGGTCCGCTGGGGCTGACCGACTGGGAGAAGGTCTACGCGGGCGCGCCCAATGCGTGGACCGACGCCGACATCTTCGCCGAGCGCGGCATCGATCGACGGGGAGCGGTCGTGGTCGTGCGGCCCGACCAGTACGTCGCGACGGTGCTGCCGCTGTCGGCGACCGCCGAGCTCAGCGAGTTCTTCGACCGGTGCATGGTCGCTCAGCGCGCGGACGCGCTCACCGCCTGA
- a CDS encoding MFS transporter encodes MSAPQHEGFTPTGTIASTTDRRRVVFATVVGTTVEWYDFFIYAFAAGLVFAQLFFAPAGEGFAQILSFITVGISFLFRPLGAFLAGHYGDKYGRRVVLMLTLILMGAATTLVGVLPTYAAIGMAAPILLVLLRVLQGISAGGEWGGAVLMAVEHAPKAKRGLFGASPQIGVPLGLLLASGIMGLMALIAPGDAFLEWGWRVPFLLSFVLIVVGYWVRRRVEESPVFAEIAERKEQTKMPIVQLFKKHAVLVIVAALVFAGNNAVGYMTTGGYIQRYATDPEGPVAITRDDILWAVTGSAVVWLVSTWFAGFISDRIGRRTTYIIGWVLQLIGVFALFPLVNTANVGLIFLALGFLAIGLGFTYGPQAALYSELFPASIRFSGVSISYAIGAIVGGAFAPTIAQAIVQSTGSTTGVTWYLAGATLVGLVATLLLRDRTGIPLGPDHEQEQSVSPIRGLAKA; translated from the coding sequence ATGAGCGCACCACAGCACGAGGGATTCACTCCCACCGGAACCATCGCGTCGACGACCGACCGTCGTCGCGTCGTCTTCGCCACGGTCGTCGGCACCACGGTCGAGTGGTACGACTTCTTCATCTACGCCTTCGCGGCCGGCCTGGTCTTCGCCCAGCTCTTCTTCGCCCCCGCGGGCGAGGGCTTCGCGCAGATCCTGTCGTTCATCACGGTGGGCATCAGCTTCCTCTTCCGGCCGCTCGGGGCCTTCCTCGCCGGCCACTACGGCGACAAGTACGGCCGCCGCGTCGTCCTGATGCTGACGCTGATCCTGATGGGCGCCGCCACGACCCTCGTCGGCGTGCTGCCGACGTACGCGGCCATCGGCATGGCCGCACCGATCCTCCTCGTGCTGCTGCGTGTCCTGCAGGGCATCTCGGCGGGCGGCGAGTGGGGCGGCGCCGTCCTCATGGCCGTGGAGCACGCGCCCAAGGCCAAGCGGGGCCTGTTCGGGGCGTCGCCGCAGATCGGTGTGCCGCTGGGTCTGCTGCTGGCCTCCGGGATCATGGGCCTCATGGCGCTCATCGCCCCCGGCGACGCCTTCCTCGAGTGGGGCTGGCGCGTGCCGTTCCTGCTGAGCTTCGTCCTGATCGTGGTGGGCTACTGGGTCCGCCGCCGCGTCGAGGAGAGCCCGGTGTTCGCCGAGATCGCCGAGCGCAAGGAGCAGACGAAGATGCCGATCGTGCAGCTGTTCAAGAAGCACGCGGTGCTCGTCATCGTGGCGGCCCTCGTGTTCGCCGGGAACAACGCCGTCGGCTACATGACGACCGGCGGCTACATCCAGCGCTACGCCACCGACCCCGAGGGCCCCGTCGCCATCACGCGCGATGACATCCTGTGGGCCGTCACGGGCTCCGCCGTCGTCTGGCTCGTCTCGACGTGGTTCGCCGGATTCATCAGCGACCGCATCGGCCGCCGCACGACGTACATCATCGGCTGGGTCCTGCAGCTGATCGGCGTCTTCGCGCTCTTCCCGCTCGTGAACACCGCCAACGTGGGACTGATCTTCCTCGCGCTCGGGTTCCTCGCCATCGGTCTCGGGTTCACCTACGGTCCTCAGGCGGCGCTCTACAGCGAGCTGTTCCCGGCATCCATCCGCTTCTCGGGCGTGTCGATCTCGTACGCGATCGGTGCGATCGTCGGCGGCGCGTTCGCCCCCACCATCGCGCAGGCGATCGTGCAGTCGACCGGCTCGACCACCGGCGTCACGTGGTACCTCGCCGGCGCCACGCTCGTCGGCCTGGTCGCGACGCTGCTGCTGCGCGACCGCACCGGCATCCCGCTCGGCCCCGACCACGAGCAGGAGCAGAGCGTGAGCCCGATCCGCGGTCTCGCGAAGGCCTGA
- a CDS encoding IclR family transcriptional regulator: MPASETSSPASQTLSRGIRILEVLAEAREPLAIDEIARRLGVHRSVAYRLLRTLEDHGLVTRDSAGRVVLGARMAALAAGVAHDLQAEALPELTAAANELGMTCFLAVLDRDECITLASVEPRHAVASVAQRPGSRHPVTVGAPGKAILSLLAPEEWPADVGERLRTEVAEAAARGYATSHDEVIPTVQAVSVPLPLRGRRPAAIAAIHVASPDDPGAIAARLRRSADAILAALGG; encoded by the coding sequence GTGCCCGCATCCGAGACCTCCTCCCCCGCCTCGCAGACGCTGAGCCGCGGCATCCGCATCCTCGAGGTCCTCGCCGAGGCGCGCGAACCCCTCGCGATCGACGAGATCGCCCGTCGGCTCGGCGTTCACCGCTCGGTCGCGTACCGCCTGCTGCGCACCCTCGAGGACCACGGCCTCGTCACGCGCGACAGCGCCGGGCGCGTCGTGCTGGGCGCGCGCATGGCGGCGCTCGCGGCCGGTGTCGCGCACGATCTGCAGGCCGAGGCGCTTCCCGAGCTCACCGCGGCGGCGAACGAGCTCGGCATGACGTGCTTCCTCGCCGTGCTCGATCGCGACGAGTGCATCACGCTCGCCAGCGTCGAGCCGCGCCACGCCGTCGCCTCGGTCGCCCAGCGCCCCGGCTCGCGGCATCCGGTCACCGTCGGCGCCCCCGGCAAGGCGATCCTCAGCCTGCTCGCCCCCGAGGAGTGGCCCGCCGACGTCGGCGAGCGGCTGCGCACCGAGGTCGCCGAGGCCGCAGCCCGCGGCTACGCGACCAGCCACGACGAGGTGATCCCGACGGTGCAGGCCGTCTCGGTGCCGCTGCCGCTGCGCGGCCGGCGTCCGGCCGCCATCGCCGCGATCCATGTCGCGAGCCCCGACGATCCGGGCGCGATCGCCGCGCGCCTTCGCCGATCCGCCGACGCGATCCTCGCCGCGCTCGGCGGCTGA
- a CDS encoding helix-turn-helix domain-containing protein: MTPTRLELSTLGHRIRHERVSHGFTLDELGELVGVAGSQLSLIENGKREPKLSLLQSIAQATGVDVADLLSAEPPNRRAALEIELERAQSSSVFRQLGIAPVKVTKGMSDETIESILGLHRELQRREREAIATPEEARRANTELRLKMRAHDNYLPDIEKLAEKQLKAAGHTSGALTHRTVSIMAEQLGFELIYVNDLPRSTRSITDLEHGRIYLPPASIPGGHGLRSMALQAMAHRLLGHERPTDYADFLQQRLEINYYAACALMPETASVAFLQQAKKDRDLAVEDFRDAFGVTHEAAGMRLTNLATRHLGIRLHFMRVGGNGGINRVYENDDLPLPMDVTGAIDGQIACRKFSARAAFSEQNRTTEHYQYTDTPAGTFWDSTQTGTTADGEFSITVGVPFDDARWFRGRETQNRAVSTCPDEACCRRAPSQSIERWQGKAWPSARVHMQMFSPLPRGAFPGVDDNDVYAFLERHA, encoded by the coding sequence ATGACTCCCACCCGGCTGGAACTGTCGACCCTCGGCCACCGCATCCGTCATGAGCGCGTCTCGCACGGGTTCACGCTCGACGAGCTGGGCGAGCTCGTCGGCGTCGCCGGCTCCCAGCTGAGCCTCATCGAGAACGGCAAGCGCGAGCCGAAGCTGTCGCTCCTGCAGAGCATCGCGCAGGCCACCGGCGTCGACGTCGCCGACCTGCTGTCGGCCGAGCCGCCCAACCGGCGTGCGGCGCTGGAGATCGAGCTGGAGCGGGCGCAGTCCAGCTCGGTCTTCCGGCAGCTCGGCATCGCGCCGGTCAAGGTCACCAAGGGCATGAGCGACGAGACGATCGAGTCGATCCTGGGCCTCCACCGCGAGCTGCAGCGTCGCGAGCGCGAGGCGATCGCGACCCCCGAAGAGGCGCGGCGAGCCAACACCGAGCTGCGCCTGAAGATGCGCGCGCACGACAACTACCTCCCCGACATCGAGAAACTCGCGGAGAAGCAGCTCAAGGCCGCCGGGCACACCTCCGGCGCGCTGACCCATCGCACCGTGAGCATCATGGCCGAGCAGCTGGGCTTCGAGCTCATCTACGTCAACGACCTGCCGCGGTCGACGCGCTCGATCACCGACCTCGAGCACGGCCGCATCTACCTGCCGCCCGCCTCGATTCCGGGCGGGCACGGACTGCGCTCGATGGCGCTTCAGGCGATGGCGCACCGCCTGCTCGGGCACGAGCGGCCCACCGACTACGCCGACTTCCTGCAGCAGCGCCTCGAGATCAACTACTACGCCGCGTGCGCGCTGATGCCCGAGACGGCCTCGGTGGCGTTCCTGCAGCAGGCCAAGAAGGACCGCGACCTGGCGGTGGAGGACTTCCGCGATGCGTTCGGCGTCACCCATGAGGCGGCCGGCATGCGGCTGACGAATCTGGCGACGCGCCATCTCGGCATCCGGCTTCACTTCATGCGTGTCGGCGGCAACGGCGGCATCAATCGTGTCTACGAGAACGACGACCTGCCCCTGCCGATGGACGTCACCGGCGCGATCGACGGCCAGATCGCGTGCCGCAAGTTCTCGGCGCGCGCGGCCTTCTCGGAGCAGAACCGCACGACCGAGCACTACCAGTACACCGACACCCCCGCCGGCACGTTCTGGGACTCCACGCAGACGGGCACCACCGCCGACGGCGAGTTCTCGATCACGGTGGGCGTCCCCTTCGACGACGCCCGGTGGTTCCGCGGCCGCGAGACCCAGAACCGCGCCGTATCGACGTGCCCGGACGAGGCCTGCTGCCGCCGCGCGCCCTCTCAGAGCATCGAGCGCTGGCAGGGCAAGGCCTGGCCCAGCGCCCGCGTGCACATGCAGATGTTCTCGCCGCTCCCCCGCGGCGCGTTCCCCGGCGTCGACGACAACGACGTCTACGCGTTCCTCGAGCGGCACGCGTAG
- a CDS encoding NAD-dependent succinate-semialdehyde dehydrogenase, translating into MTDNRESDLLASVPDGLFIGGEWLAADGGRTLTVQDPATGEVVKTIADATPADGMAALDAAVEAFPSWAATPARERAEILRRAFDLLMERKEDFALLMTIEMGKPLAEARGEVAYGAEFVRWFSEEAARVQGRYGPNPEGTGRMIVSQHPVGPCFLVTPWNFPLAMATRKIAPALAAGCTVVIKPAELTPLTTLYFAKLLEDAGLPKGVVNVFTTSTSGAVSEPIIRDPRLRKLSFTGSTPVGQRLLEQAAQGVLRTSMELGGNAPFIVFDDADLDKAVDGAMAAKFRNIGQACTAANRFIVHRDVVDEFARRVTDRVKGLKVGRGTEDGVTIGPLIDDRAVAKAAALVGDAVERGAQVTTGGEAIEGAGTFYAPTVVADVREGSDILREEIFGPVLAIVPFEDEDDAVRIANDTEYGLVSYVFTENLARGQRMIERLETGMMGLNAGVVSNAAAPFGGWKMSGLGREGGAEGIHEYLQTKYTLTPNPF; encoded by the coding sequence ATGACCGACAACCGTGAGAGCGACCTGCTGGCGAGCGTGCCCGACGGGCTGTTCATCGGAGGCGAGTGGCTGGCCGCCGACGGCGGCCGCACGCTCACCGTGCAGGACCCGGCGACCGGCGAGGTCGTCAAGACGATCGCCGACGCGACGCCGGCGGACGGCATGGCCGCGCTGGACGCGGCGGTCGAGGCCTTCCCATCGTGGGCGGCGACCCCTGCGCGCGAGCGCGCCGAGATCCTGCGGCGTGCCTTCGACCTGCTGATGGAGCGCAAGGAGGACTTCGCGCTCCTCATGACGATCGAGATGGGCAAGCCCCTCGCCGAGGCGCGCGGCGAGGTCGCGTACGGCGCCGAGTTCGTCCGCTGGTTCAGCGAGGAGGCGGCCCGCGTCCAGGGCCGCTACGGCCCCAACCCCGAGGGCACCGGCCGCATGATCGTGTCGCAGCACCCCGTCGGACCCTGCTTCCTGGTGACGCCGTGGAACTTCCCACTCGCGATGGCGACCCGCAAGATCGCACCGGCCCTCGCCGCCGGCTGCACCGTCGTGATCAAGCCGGCAGAGCTCACGCCGCTGACGACGCTGTACTTCGCCAAGCTGCTCGAAGACGCCGGGCTCCCCAAGGGCGTCGTGAACGTCTTCACGACGTCGACGTCGGGGGCCGTGTCCGAGCCGATCATCCGCGACCCTCGTCTGCGCAAGCTCTCGTTCACCGGCTCCACCCCGGTCGGCCAGCGTCTGCTCGAGCAGGCCGCCCAGGGGGTGCTGCGCACGTCGATGGAGCTCGGCGGCAACGCGCCGTTCATCGTGTTCGACGACGCCGACCTCGACAAGGCGGTCGACGGCGCGATGGCGGCGAAGTTCCGCAACATCGGGCAGGCCTGCACTGCGGCCAACCGCTTCATCGTGCACCGCGACGTCGTCGACGAGTTCGCCCGCCGCGTCACCGACCGCGTCAAGGGGCTCAAGGTCGGCCGCGGCACCGAGGACGGCGTGACGATCGGCCCGCTCATCGACGACCGCGCGGTGGCGAAGGCCGCCGCCCTCGTCGGCGACGCGGTCGAGCGCGGCGCCCAGGTGACCACGGGCGGCGAGGCCATCGAGGGGGCGGGCACGTTCTACGCTCCGACCGTCGTCGCCGACGTGCGCGAGGGCAGCGACATCCTCCGCGAGGAGATCTTCGGCCCGGTCCTCGCGATCGTCCCGTTCGAGGACGAGGACGACGCGGTGCGGATCGCCAACGACACCGAGTACGGGCTCGTCTCATACGTGTTCACCGAGAACCTCGCACGCGGCCAGCGAATGATCGAGCGGCTCGAGACCGGGATGATGGGGCTCAACGCGGGCGTCGTCTCGAACGCCGCGGCGCCGTTCGGCGGCTGGAAGATGTCGGGCCTCGGCCGCGAAGGCGGCGCCGAGGGCATCCACGAGTACCTCCAGACGAAGTACACCCTCACGCCCAACCCGTTCTGA
- a CDS encoding winged helix DNA-binding domain-containing protein, with amino-acid sequence MASRSVPDARLRSHRLTAPAQSVADAARHMLAVQSQEFRGGRWALGVRTRGAPTVRDVDAAFDRGEIVRSWTMRGTIHIVPARDLGWMLPITGERQFRGLASAHRREGLAGDDFARAEKITRAALRGGGRLTRDELFAVLDGGRVGTAGQRGYHLLVALSLRGVVCQGPVARRDDGTAREQHIVLAEEWVRDAVTPADPHAELFARYIVGHGPAGVGDFAWWSGLPLGTARRAAEAAATRLTVTGDGDDARYTAAPPRPRRSPRPPGVIALPPFDEYYLSYADRSAVCAPELLDRVGPSKNGMVAAVLIASGQVVGRWTHAVAVRREVPELFRPEAAHADDVTAALERYRTFTGA; translated from the coding sequence ATGGCGTCCCGCTCCGTCCCCGACGCGCGACTGAGATCGCATCGGCTGACGGCACCCGCGCAGAGCGTGGCCGACGCCGCTCGTCACATGCTCGCCGTCCAGTCGCAGGAGTTCCGCGGGGGGCGGTGGGCGCTCGGCGTCCGCACGCGGGGAGCGCCCACCGTGCGCGATGTCGACGCGGCGTTCGACCGGGGCGAGATCGTCCGCTCGTGGACGATGCGCGGCACCATCCACATCGTGCCCGCGCGCGACCTCGGCTGGATGCTGCCGATCACGGGCGAGCGCCAGTTCCGCGGCCTGGCGTCGGCCCATCGCCGCGAGGGTCTCGCCGGGGACGACTTCGCCCGGGCCGAGAAGATCACGCGGGCGGCGCTGCGCGGCGGCGGCCGGCTCACGCGCGACGAGCTGTTCGCGGTGCTCGACGGCGGGAGAGTGGGGACCGCGGGTCAGCGCGGCTACCACCTGCTCGTGGCGCTGTCGTTGCGCGGCGTCGTGTGCCAGGGACCGGTCGCGCGCCGCGACGACGGCACCGCGCGGGAGCAGCACATCGTGCTCGCCGAGGAGTGGGTGCGGGATGCCGTGACGCCCGCCGACCCGCACGCCGAGCTCTTCGCCCGCTACATCGTCGGCCACGGGCCCGCGGGCGTCGGGGACTTCGCGTGGTGGAGCGGCCTGCCGCTGGGCACTGCGCGCCGGGCGGCCGAGGCCGCCGCGACGCGGCTGACGGTGACGGGCGACGGCGATGACGCTCGGTACACCGCGGCGCCGCCCCGTCCCCGCCGGTCGCCCCGCCCGCCCGGTGTCATCGCCCTCCCTCCGTTCGACGAGTACTACCTCTCGTACGCCGATCGCAGCGCCGTGTGCGCACCGGAACTGCTCGATCGCGTCGGCCCATCGAAGAACGGCATGGTCGCGGCCGTCCTCATCGCGAGCGGTCAGGTGGTCGGCCGCTGGACGCACGCGGTCGCCGTCAGACGCGAGGTCCCCGAGCTGTTCCGCCCGGAGGCGGCCCACGCCGACGACGTCACCGCGGCGCTCGAGCGCTATCGCACGTTCACAGGGGCGTGA